The following are encoded together in the Pontibacter liquoris genome:
- a CDS encoding TonB-dependent receptor domain-containing protein — protein MRLTLTTFLVLCSYLTALAQSFSISGKVTTAAYGQALPQAEVLLTNTGTIAKPNSQGIYQFTNLAEGIYTLTAYSPGLGSQTQQVVIGNSDVVLDFALKPLEGTLREVNVKGERAKTLGIGHLNAVEGTAIYEAKKSEVVVLSEITANKATNNSRQVFAKVAGLNIWESDGAGLQLGIGGRGLSPNRTSNFNTRQNGYDISADALGYPESYYTPPTEALDRIEVVRGAASLQYGTQFGGMINFVMKEGPEDKPFELTTRQTAGSWGLLNSFNSIGGTAGKLNYYGFYQYKRGDGWRENSGFDAHTAFGALKYSPSENLKISFDYTFMNYQAQQPGGLDRNSFEADARQSVRDRNWFNVNWNLLALQLDYRLSERTKLNVRNFGLLAERDALGYMGKINRPDDVTAPRTLLKDQFHNFGNETRLIYRYDFLNTFSTLLVGARYYHGFTDQKQGDGSIASNADFKFYSESGGPSTSDYDYLSRNVALFAENIFNLTPQLSITPGLRYEWINTNADGSYQDQVTDQAGNVIRDEAVPENRSNSRNVLLLGLGLSYKPSEQMEVYGNFSQNYRAINFNDMRIINPNQFVDQNLQDESGYSADLGFRGNFSGTVTYDASLFYLAYQDRINFKNIPGTTNRIRTNVGDSRNIGLETFVEADLLKLYYGQEHPTSLSAFSNITLVNTKYSSPDKAIDGNQVELAPPVIAKLGLSFKRHNLKLAYQYSYTARQYTDAQNSEDNAATFDPSAVVGEIPAYWVMDLSGSYTYKRFTLETGISNLTDNRYFTRRATGYPGPGIIPSDARNYYVTLQFKL, from the coding sequence ATGCGTCTAACGCTTACCACCTTCCTTGTGCTTTGCAGCTACCTGACAGCCCTGGCACAGTCTTTTTCGATTTCCGGCAAAGTGACCACCGCTGCCTACGGGCAAGCACTGCCACAGGCCGAGGTACTGCTCACCAACACGGGCACCATCGCTAAACCAAACAGCCAGGGCATTTACCAATTCACCAACCTCGCCGAAGGCATCTATACCCTTACTGCTTACAGCCCCGGCCTGGGCAGCCAGACGCAGCAGGTAGTTATCGGCAACAGCGATGTGGTGCTCGATTTTGCCCTAAAGCCACTGGAAGGCACGCTGCGCGAGGTAAACGTGAAAGGAGAACGGGCAAAAACGCTCGGCATCGGCCACCTGAACGCGGTGGAAGGTACCGCCATTTACGAAGCCAAGAAAAGCGAAGTCGTGGTGCTGAGCGAGATCACGGCCAACAAAGCCACAAACAACAGCCGCCAGGTATTTGCCAAGGTTGCCGGCCTCAACATCTGGGAAAGCGATGGCGCGGGCCTGCAGCTCGGCATCGGTGGCCGCGGCCTCAGCCCCAACCGCACCTCTAACTTTAACACCCGCCAGAACGGCTACGACATCAGCGCCGATGCCCTCGGCTACCCGGAAAGTTACTATACGCCGCCCACGGAAGCCCTCGACCGGATTGAGGTAGTGCGGGGCGCGGCTTCGCTGCAGTACGGCACGCAGTTTGGCGGCATGATCAACTTTGTGATGAAAGAGGGGCCGGAAGACAAGCCGTTCGAGCTCACCACCCGCCAGACAGCCGGTTCCTGGGGACTTCTTAACTCATTTAATAGCATTGGTGGCACAGCCGGTAAACTCAACTACTACGGCTTTTACCAGTACAAGCGCGGCGATGGCTGGCGCGAGAATTCCGGCTTTGATGCGCACACCGCGTTTGGGGCGCTTAAGTACAGCCCTTCTGAAAACCTCAAGATCAGCTTTGATTATACCTTTATGAACTACCAGGCGCAGCAGCCGGGTGGACTGGACCGCAACAGTTTTGAGGCAGATGCCCGGCAGTCGGTGCGCGATCGCAATTGGTTTAACGTGAACTGGAACCTGCTGGCCCTGCAGCTGGACTACCGCCTGAGCGAACGCACCAAACTGAATGTGCGCAACTTTGGCTTGCTGGCCGAGCGCGATGCACTGGGTTACATGGGCAAGATCAACCGGCCTGATGATGTAACTGCCCCGCGCACGCTGCTAAAGGACCAGTTCCATAACTTCGGAAACGAAACGCGCCTCATCTATCGCTACGACTTCCTTAACACCTTCTCTACCCTGCTGGTCGGCGCCCGCTACTATCACGGTTTTACAGATCAGAAGCAGGGCGATGGCTCTATCGCGTCCAATGCAGACTTTAAATTTTACTCCGAATCCGGCGGTCCCAGCACCTCCGACTATGATTACCTGAGCCGCAACGTGGCGCTTTTTGCCGAGAACATCTTTAACCTTACGCCCCAGCTAAGTATAACCCCGGGCCTGCGCTACGAGTGGATCAACACCAATGCAGATGGTAGCTATCAGGACCAGGTAACCGACCAGGCTGGCAACGTAATCCGGGATGAAGCCGTGCCTGAAAACCGCAGCAACTCCCGCAATGTGCTGCTGCTGGGCCTGGGCCTTAGCTACAAACCCAGCGAGCAGATGGAGGTGTACGGCAACTTTTCGCAAAACTACCGCGCCATCAACTTCAACGACATGCGCATCATCAACCCGAACCAGTTTGTGGACCAGAACCTGCAGGATGAAAGCGGCTACAGCGCCGACCTGGGCTTCCGTGGGAATTTCAGCGGCACGGTGACGTATGACGCCAGCCTTTTTTACCTGGCCTACCAGGACCGCATCAACTTTAAAAACATACCGGGCACCACCAACCGGATCCGCACCAACGTAGGCGACTCGCGCAATATTGGGCTGGAAACCTTTGTGGAGGCCGACCTGCTGAAGCTATACTATGGCCAGGAGCACCCGACCAGCCTCTCGGCTTTCTCCAACATCACACTCGTAAATACAAAGTATAGCAGCCCCGACAAAGCCATCGACGGCAACCAGGTAGAGCTGGCACCGCCGGTAATTGCCAAGCTGGGCCTCTCTTTTAAACGCCACAACCTGAAGCTGGCCTACCAGTATTCGTACACGGCCCGGCAGTACACCGATGCCCAGAACAGTGAAGACAATGCCGCCACCTTCGACCCTTCGGCAGTGGTAGGTGAGATACCCGCTTACTGGGTGATGGACCTCTCGGGCAGCTACACCTACAAGCGCTTTACTTTGGAGACAGGTATCAGCAACCTGACTGACAACCGCTACTTCACGCGCCGCGCCACTGGCTACCCTGGCCCCGGCATCATACCCTCGGATGCCCGCAATTACTATGTTACCTTGCAGTTTAAGCTATAA
- a CDS encoding HTTM domain-containing protein has protein sequence MRSKLKSYLTAPVSAAPLAVFRVIFGGMMLASVLRFMAKGWVTELYVLPKVYFPYYGFEWVKPLSEAGMYAVFSLMAVAALGLMLGVFYRLSALLFFLSFTYVELLDKTNYLNHYYFVSVVAFLLVLVPANRHFSVDVLRKPHLWASHVPRWSVLVFQFQLGLVYFYAGVAKLNPDWLLEAMPLRYWLPAHTYLPLIGPLLDKVWVAYLFCWFGALYDLTIPFFLSWRKSRWLAYLTVIVFHVLTAVLFPIGMFPYIMIVSTLVFFSPKFHETLLRWSRNIAQVQQPVLQRVATVAGQPMLLYLLALYLVVQVLVPWRFLLYPDKLFWTEQGYRFSWRVMLMEKTGTAFFYVRDPRTGHEIEINNKEYLTLNQEKQMATQPDMLLQFAHMLQEAFARCGMPGAQVRAEVYVSMNGRGSRLLLDPTVNLASEHESFLPKTWILPFDEITPPQQVAGSN, from the coding sequence ATGCGCTCAAAGCTGAAGTCCTACCTCACTGCTCCTGTATCTGCCGCGCCGCTGGCGGTATTCCGCGTTATTTTTGGCGGGATGATGCTGGCCAGCGTGCTGCGCTTTATGGCCAAAGGCTGGGTGACAGAGCTGTATGTGCTGCCCAAAGTATACTTCCCCTACTACGGCTTTGAGTGGGTAAAACCCTTGAGCGAGGCGGGCATGTATGCCGTGTTTAGCCTGATGGCGGTGGCGGCGCTGGGCCTGATGTTGGGCGTGTTTTACCGGCTGTCGGCGCTGCTGTTTTTCCTGAGCTTTACGTATGTGGAGCTGCTCGACAAAACCAACTACCTCAACCACTACTACTTTGTGAGCGTGGTGGCTTTCCTGCTGGTGCTGGTGCCGGCTAACCGCCATTTTTCAGTGGATGTGCTGCGCAAGCCGCACCTGTGGGCCAGCCATGTGCCCCGCTGGAGCGTACTTGTTTTTCAGTTTCAGCTGGGGCTGGTGTACTTCTATGCCGGCGTCGCGAAACTGAACCCCGACTGGCTGCTGGAGGCCATGCCGCTGCGCTACTGGCTGCCGGCGCACACGTACCTGCCCCTCATCGGGCCGCTGCTCGACAAAGTATGGGTGGCTTACCTGTTCTGCTGGTTCGGCGCGCTCTACGACCTCACTATTCCGTTTTTCCTGAGCTGGCGCAAGAGCCGGTGGCTGGCTTACCTCACTGTTATTGTGTTTCATGTGCTCACGGCGGTGCTGTTCCCCATCGGCATGTTCCCCTACATCATGATCGTCAGCACGCTGGTGTTCTTCTCTCCAAAGTTTCATGAAACGCTGTTGCGCTGGAGCCGAAACATCGCTCAGGTGCAGCAGCCGGTATTACAAAGGGTGGCAACAGTAGCGGGCCAACCCATGCTGTTATACTTGCTGGCGCTCTACCTGGTAGTGCAGGTGCTGGTGCCCTGGCGCTTTTTGCTCTACCCCGACAAACTTTTCTGGACCGAGCAGGGCTACCGCTTCTCGTGGCGCGTGATGCTGATGGAAAAAACCGGGACCGCTTTCTTTTATGTGCGGGACCCGCGTACCGGCCACGAAATCGAGATCAACAACAAAGAATATTTAACCCTGAACCAGGAAAAGCAGATGGCCACCCAGCCTGACATGCTGCTGCAGTTTGCCCATATGCTGCAGGAGGCCTTTGCCCGCTGCGGCATGCCCGGGGCGCAGGTACGGGCCGAAGTATACGTGAGCATGAACGGCCGGGGCAGCCGGCTGCTGCTTGACCCAACTGTTAACTTAGCCTCCGAGCACGAGAGCTTTCTGCCCAAAACCTGGATACTACCTTTTGATGAAATTACGCCGCCACAGCAGGTGGCCGGCTCTAATTAA